A genomic segment from Aegilops tauschii subsp. strangulata cultivar AL8/78 chromosome 1, Aet v6.0, whole genome shotgun sequence encodes:
- the LOC109734568 gene encoding uncharacterized protein At4g37920 has product MTPDQAAIASSLPYLAAAAGTSTSASLRRPRSRPCCSFPLRRPPPIYLTCAAFPYTPPPCAPAGDGQHMFRGPPQPRCSNVEAVGDVAAAVPDDYTENTPSSSGYANGHMATASSQEDHPGESTGKENHKATTANINQKMVKISDKLIGVFMVDKPTPTDWRKLLAFSREWDNIRPHFFKRCQERADAETNPEMKHGLLRLARKLKEVDEDVQRHNELFELVKSTPSGKIGDVVAKRRKDFTVEFFNHLYYVAESYKDDPAKQKELATLGNDCVDALQAHDDMSGSLQALNVAELKLKDILNSPSVDAACRKIDDLAEKKELDSALVLMLSKAWSAAKGTDITKSDAKDIMFHLYMTAVANLQRQMPKDIRILKHLIMIEDPAERLSALNDAFTPGPELQGENVDTLFTSPEVLHTWASAIIDAYYSSREGTLLGQARDLMNPKIIKRVEELVKTIKDQYL; this is encoded by the exons ATGACTCCCGACCAAGCTGCTATCGCCTCCTCCCTACCctacctcgccgccgccgccggcacctccaCCTCCGCCTCGCTCCGGCGACCCCGCTCCCGCCCCTGCTGCTCCTTCCCTCTCCGCCGCCCTCCGCCCATATACCTCACCTGCGCCGCCTTCCCTTACACCCCTCCTCCGTGCGCCCCCGCCGGCGATG GACAACACATGTTCCGTGGACCTCCCCAGCCACGATGCTCCAACGTGGAAGCAGTCGGCGACGTGGCAGCAGCCGTGCCCGACGATTATACAGAGAACACGCCATCAAGCAGTGGGTATGCGAACGGTCATATGGCCACCGCTTCATCGCAGGAAGATCACCCTGGAGAAAGCACGGGCAAGGAGAACCACAAGGCTACTACAGCCAACATCAACCAAAAAATGGTCAAGATATCTGACAAGCTGATCGGCGTGTTCATGGTCGACAAGCCCACGCCGACGGATTGGAGGAAATTGCTCGCGTTCAGCAGGGAGTGGGACAACATAAGGCCGCACTTCTTCAAGCGCTGCCAGGAGAGAGCGGACGCGGAAACAAATCCTGAGATGAAGCACGGCCTTCTCAGGCTGGCTAGAAAACTGAAAGAG GTAGACGAGGACGTACAAAGGCATAACGAACTATTTGAATTAGTGAAGTCCACGCCATCTGGCAAAATTGGTGATGTTGTTGCTAAGCGACGTAAAGATTTCACAGTGGAGTTCTTCAACCACCTGTATTATGTCGCAGAGTCGTATAAGGATGACCCTGCTAAGCAAAAAG AGTTGGCGACACTTGGAAATGATTGTGTGGATGCTCTACAAGCTCATGATGACATGTCTGGCAGTCTTCAAGCGTTGAATGTTGCGGAACTAAAGCTAAAGGACATACTCAATTCCCCTTCAGTGGACGCTGCATGCCGAAAGATCGATGACTTGGCCGAGAAGAAGGAACTAGACTCCGCGTTGGTGCTGATGCTTTCAAAAGCCTGGTCAGCTGCAAAGGGCACCGACATCACAAAATCGGAC GCAAAAGACATAATGTTCCATCTATACATGACTGCTGTGGCCAATCTCCAGAGACAGATGCCAAAGGACATAAGGATACTGAAGCATCTTATAATGATTGAGGATCCAGCAGAACGTCTGAGTGCGTTGAATGACGCTTTTACTCCTGGTCCTGAACTTCAGGGCGAGAATGTCGATACATTATTCAC GAGTCCTGAGGTGTTGCACACTTGGGCAAGCGCCATAATTGATGCATATTACAGCAGCAGGGAGGGCACTCTCCTTGGGCAGGCAAGGGACTTGATGAACCCTAAAATTATAAAGAGGGTTGAAGAGCTTGTGAAGACGATCAAGGATCAATACCTCTGA
- the LOC109734571 gene encoding uncharacterized protein isoform X2 gives MADADELSRRLAAADQDSDDAAGTSNLFQVMRAVEDAEATIRHQLEENSRLKEELMRKTRELDRIRSEATNQTSSGGLLDQDRAVEPYRDSVGNKTAEDQRLLGTSSSPPSSQGTLPGHQNGAAERGEQTLHDAVMKQQYLDSDQPGRVSRKPSGEHIAAEAGVRSHFSTPSSRSLSPTRNRKEGEYDSRLTLAGQGMEMSSNVIWKQDLLVKVKEHEEEIAHLRRHLADYSVKEAKILNEKHVLEKRIAYMRMAFDQQQQDLVDAASKALSYRQDIIEENIRLTYALQAAHQERSTFVSSLLPILSEYNLQPSVHDAQSIVGNLKVLFMHLQEKLIISEEKLKESQYQITPWRAESSNNTSGPAQSPPPGNALVASNQPSLDIVPQQAYSHVQSPISSPVRARRDWDLLANDNRQVVPAEAAATNTEHGNAGRASPPNSNQITKDASTQGTERDSRAVRFNLESEDQNPSFTDLVRSDVSENLEGAETQASPSSASGPDDGNLPYPYLPTVLEEPSTSFSEVAEDDPLPAIDGLRITGEAFPGKELQASGYSINGTTSCNFEWVRHLEDGSVNYIEGAKQPTYLVTADDVDSLLAIEVQPLDDRKRKGEIVKVYANEQRKITCDPEMKELIKKILSAGHVSYEVLLPVRFIDMWEPAVLAIKREGYSIKCNGQRGVVITEKFQQATAINIPYGHPTEFSIQSADGAEYNLKPGENSPSRDSIVLILRLFRMKAIEKSKGRKKGIFFK, from the exons ATGGCCGACGCGGACGAGCTGTCCCGGAGGCTGGCCGCCGCGGACCAGGACTCCGACGACGCCGCCGGCACCAGCAACCTCTTCCAGGTGATGCGCGCCGTCGAGGACGCCGAGGCCACCATCCGACACCAG CTGGAGGAGAACAGCCGGCTCAAGGAGGAGCTGATGCGCAAGACCCGGGAGCTGGACAGAATC AGGTCAGAGGCCACAAACCAAACCTCTTCAGGTGGTCTTCTGGATCAGGACCGGGCTGTCGAGCCCTACAGAGACTCGGTGGGGAATAAGACGGCAGAGGACCAAAGATTGCTCGGCACCTCTTCTTCGCCGCCGAGCTCTCAGGGCACTCTGCCTGGTCACCAGAATGGGGCTGCCGAACGTGGGGAGCAGACGTTGCACGATGCCGTGATGAAACAACAGTATCTGGACAGCGACCAGCCCGGTCGAGTGTCCAGAAAGCCATCGGGGGAGCACATCGCTGCCGAGGCTGGCGTGCGGTCTCACTTCTCTACCCCGTCGTCTCGGTCCCTCTCACCCACTAG GAACCGCAAGGAAGGAGAGTATGATTCTAGGCTCACTTTAGCTGGGCAAGGCATGGAGATGAGCTCAAACGTCATCTGGAAGCAG GATCTTCTTGTTAAGGTTAAAGAACATGAAGAAGAGATTGCACATTTAAGAAGACATCTTGCTGACTACTCAGTGAAG GAAGCCAAAATACTTAATGAGAAACATGTTCTGGAAAAGCGCATTGCATATATGCGAATG GCATTTGATCAGCAGCAACAAGATTTGGTTGATGCTGCATCAAAAGCTTTATCCTATAGGCAAGACATCATCGAAGAGAACATCCGTCTGACATACGCATTGCAG GCAGCACATCAAGAGAGATCAACTTTCGTATCTTCTTTGTTGCCTATTCTGTCAGAATATAATCTGCAGCCTTCTGTTCATGATGCTCAATCAATTGTTGGCAATCTCAAG GTTTTGTTTATGCATTTGCAAGAGAAACTCATTATTTCTGAG GAGAAACTGAAGGAATCACAGTACCAGATTACTCCTTGGCGTGCCGAATCTTCAAATAATACAAGTGGTCCTGCGCAGTCACCTCCTCCTGGAAATGCATTGGTGGCTTCT AACCAACCCAGCCTTGACATTGTGCCCCAGCAAGCATATTCTCATGTACAATCTCCAATTTCTTCTCCCGTCCGAGCTAGACGGGATTGGGATTTACTGGCAAATGACAACCGACAGGTCGTCCCAGCTGAGGCTGCTGCGACAAATACAGAGCATGGCAATGCTGGAAGGGCCTCTCCTCCAAACAG CAACCAAATTACCAAGGATGCTTCAACGCAAGGAACTGAGCGTGATTCTCGTGCTGTACGATTTAACCTTGAATCCGAGGATCAAAACCCATCATTCACGGACCTTGTTAGGAGTGATGTATCAGAAAATCTCGAGGGAGCCGAAACCCAAGCTTCACCTAGCTCGGCATCTGGCCCCGATGATGGAAACTTGCCTTACCCTTATCTTCCTACTGTCCTCGAGGAGCCCAGTACTTCTTTCTCTGAAG TTGCAGAGGATGACCCACTGCCAGCCATAGATGGGCTAAGAATCACAGGTGAAGCTTTTCCTGGAAAAGAACTTCAAGCAAGTGGGTATTCCATCAACGGGACCACAAGTTGTAATTTTGAG TGGGTACGCCATTTAGAAGATGGATCGGTAAATTACATAGAAG GTGCAAAGCAGCCCACGTATTTAGTTACTGCTGATGATGTGGACTCTTTACTAGCCATAGAGGTCCAGCCTCTAGATGACCGGAAAAGAAAG GGGGAGATCGTGAAGGTTTACGCTAATGAGCAGAGAAAAATTACTTGTG ATCCTGAAATGAAGGAGCTCATCAAGAAAATTCTTTCTGCTGGACATGTGTCCTATGAAGTTCTACTACCT GTTAGATTTATAGATATGTGGGAACCTGCGGTATTGGCAATAAAGAGGGAAGGCTACAGCATCAAGTGTAATGGACAGCGTGGCGTTGTTATCACAGAGAAATTCCAGCAAGCTACGGCG ATCAATATCCCGTATGGACACCCTACAGAGTTTTCGATCCAGTCTGCCGATGGTGCCGAATACAACCTCAAGCCTGGAGAAAACTCCCC GTCACGGGATAGCATCGTGCTGATACTACGGCTCTTCAGAATGAAG GCCATCGAGAAGAGTAAAGGAAGAAAGAAGGGCATCTTCTTCAAGTAG
- the LOC109734567 gene encoding cytochrome P450 CYP72A616 produces the protein MESFLPREALYAVVVAAMAWCAMWALEWAWWRPRRLGRALRSQGLRGTAYRPVAGDSPRMQRLNREARSQAMPLGCHDVVPRAMPLFHRAMQEHGKMSITWFGPVPRVTITKPELVREVLSNKFGHFEKLKFGRLQRMLHNGVGSHEGEKWARHRRIINPAFHLEKLKRMLPAFAACCTELVQRWEGLVAVAGDAPCEIDIWPDMQNLTGDVISRAAFGSSYLEGRRVFQLQGEQLELVLLAMSKMHIPGYFFLPTKANRRMKQIAAEIERVLKGIVAKRENAMRAGEATSDDLLGLLLESNMAHCGRDSKGAGMGITTDDVIGECKLFYFAGAETTSVLLTWTMILLCMHPEWQDRAREEVLHVFGAAATPDHDGLSRLRVVTMVLYEVLRLYTPVTAIHRETYKPMELGGVRYPAGVVLMLPLLCVHHDKEVWGADADEFRPERFSGGISNASMAGSPAFFPFGWGPRVCIGQNFALLEAKMGLAVILRRVSFQLSPAYTHAPFPVGLLQPQHGAQLRLKTLIQ, from the exons ATGGAATCGTTTCTTCCACGGGAGGCGCTGtacgcggtggtggtcgcggcCATGGCGTGGTGCGCCATGTGGGCGCTGGAGTGGGCGTGGTGGAGGCCCCGGCGGCTGGGCCGGGCGCTGCGGTCGCAGGGCCTCCGCGGCACGGCGTACCGCCCCGTGGCCGGCGACTCGCCGCGGATGCAGCGGCTGAACAGGGAGGCCAGGTCCCAGGCCATGCCGCTGGGCTGCCACGACGTGGTGCCGCGGGCGATGCCGCTCTTCCACCGGGCCATGCAGGAGCACG GTAAGATGTCAATCACTTGGTTTGGACCTGTACCCAGAGTGACCATTACCAAGCCTGAACTGGTGCGAGAGGTTCTGTCCAACAAGTTCGGCCACTTTGAGAAGCTCAAGTTTGGCCGGCTCCAGAGGATGCTGCACAACGGCGTGGGTAGCCACGAGGGCGAGAAATGGGCCAGGCACAGGAGGATCATCAACCCTGCCTTCCATCTGGAGAAGCTCAAG CGCATGTTGCCGGCTTTCGCAGCATGTTGCACGGAGCTGGTGCAAAGATGGGAAGGCCTAGTTGCAGTTGCGGGCGATGCGCCGTGCGAGATAGATATTTGGCCTGACATGCAGAACCTGACAGGGGATGTCATCTCTCGCGCTGCATTTGGCAGCAGCTACCTGGAGGGCCGGAGGGTCTTCCAGCTTCAGGGGGAGCAGCTTGAGCTCGTCCTGCTCGCCATGAGCAAGATGCACATCCCTGGTTATTTCTTCTTGCCAACAAAAGCCAACCGAAGGATGAAGCAGATCGCCGCCGAGATCGAGAGGGTGCTCAAGGGCATCGTCGCCAAGAGAGAGAACGCCATGAGAGCCGGCGAGGCCACGAGCGACGACCTTCTCGGGCTGCTGCTGGAGTCCAACATGGCGCACTGCGGACGTGATTCGAAGGGCGCCGGCATGGGCATCACGACCGACGACGTGATCGGAGAATGCAAGCTGTTCTACTTCGCCGGCGCGGAGACCACGTCAGTGCTGCTCACATGGACCATGATCCTGCTCTGCATGCACCCGGAGTGGCAGGACCGCGCCAGGGAGGAGGTCCTGCATGTCTTCGGTGCCGCTGCCACACCGGATCACGACGGGCTAAGCCGCCTGAGGGTGGTGACCATGGTGCTGTACGAGGTGCTGCGGCTGTACACGCCGGTGACGGCCATCCACCGCGAGACGTACAAACCCATGGAGCTCGGCGGCGTGAGGTACCCGGCGGGCGTGGTGCTCATGCTGCCGCTGCTCTGCGTCCACCACGACAAGGAGGTGTGGGGCGCCGACGCCGACGAGTTCAGGCCGGAGAGGTTCTCCGGGGGGATCTCCAATGCATCCATGGCGGGCTCGCCGGCGTTCTTCCCCTTTGGGTGGGGCCCGCGGGTGTGCATCGGCCAGAACTTCGCGCTGCTCGAGGCCAAGATGGGGCTCGCCGTCATCCTGCGCCGCGTCTCCTTCCAGCTCTCGCCGGCCTACACGCACGCGCCGTTCCCCGTCGGCCTGCTGCAGCCGCAGCATGGCGCGCAACTCAGGCTCAAGACCCTAATTCAGTGA
- the LOC109734570 gene encoding uncharacterized protein At4g28440, with translation MGAGRSKQNKEDWVWIHITNQRASWFPPLSRTKPRDKPLLLLLLPPPHPLGWISSSDHIQAAQAREETRSTVGNQTRQRAAMTFDKVEELRPGTYGHNLQLRVLSAKPVVLHRPQGGRAGGNMRIAECIVGDDTGVVVFTARNEQVDIMKPGAVVEARKARVDMYKGSMRLAVDKWGTLKAAESPADFKVKEDNNVSLVEFELITVMQ, from the exons ATGGGGGCCGGCAGAAGCAAACAAAACAAAGAGGATTGGGTTTGGATTCATATCACAAACCAACGTGCGTCCTGGTTTCCTCCTCTGTCTCGGACAAAACCAAGAGACAaacctctcctcctcctccttcttcctcctcctcatcctcttgGGTGGATCTCATCTTCAGATCACATCCAAGCAGCGCAAGCAAGAGAGGAGACGCGCTCCACCGTCGGCAACCAAACCAG GCAAAGGGCGGCGATGACGTTCGACAAGGTGGAGGAGCTCCGGCCGGGCACCTACGGCCACAACCTCCAGCTCCGGGTGCTCAGCGCCAAGCCCGTCGTCCTCCACAGGCCGCAGGGCGGCAGGGCCGGCGGCAACATGCGCATCGCCGAGTGCATCGTCGGCGACGACACCGGCGTAGTCGTCTTCACCGCACGCAACGAGCAAG TGGACATCATGAAGCCCGGGGCAGTCGTGGAGGCGAGGAAGGCGAGGGTGGACATGTACAAGGGGTCGATGCGCCTGGCGGTGGACAAGTGGGGGACGCTCAAGGCCGCCGAGAGCCCGGCCGACTTCAAGGTGAAGGAGGACAACAACGTGTCCTTGGTCGAGTTTGAGCTCATCACCGTGATGCAGTGA
- the LOC109734569 gene encoding proline-rich receptor-like protein kinase PERK8 translates to MAAKAPAPSARSRALASASAPAPASSRRPNATPAADTAAPSTSATTSPPPSSPPSAPPPKLAASPPPASPPPTPPAALPTPKPAPSTSTPPPTTTSPPAPPPKRSPAAAPPPTAPAPRPTPPAPAPRTAPTSQSPAASPPAHAAPHAKPSPPPAAGHHPQLPTPATAVDPANQHGRSPNKSSTQSAGERGRKASPSPGSSNGGASNGVVIAVGAVLAFLVVTLIAAAVLYTKKRRRGRDDYRAGFRSPPYSSELPPSVPSGGGSANAAMSSSADPSVHTNYSAGSPRLKACVSDMSVGNSRFFTYQEMYQITDGFSPRNLLGEGGFGSVYKGRLPEGKDVAVKQLRDGSGQGEREFQAEVEIISRVHHRHLVSLVGYCIANSQRLLVYDFVSNDTLHYHLHGQGRPVLEWSARVKIAAGAARGIAYLHEDCHPRIIHRDIKSSNILLDNNFDALVADFGLARLALDAVTHVTTRVMGTFGYMAPEYASSGKLTEKSDVFSFGVVLLELMTGRKPVDSSRPLGDESLVEWARPLLSRALETGKLEGLVDPRLEKNFNEVEMFRMIESAAACIRHSSSKRPRMSQVVRVLDSLADIDLTNGVQPGQSELFNVANTADIRMFQQMVQGNQDDSSAFSQYSWISRSRADAEATSSNSRIL, encoded by the exons ATGGCGGCCAAGGCGCCGGCCCCTTCCGCGCGCTCCCGGGCCCTCGCCTCCGCCTCCGCGCCCGCGCCGGCCTCCTCCAGGCGCCCCAATGCCACTCCCGCAGCAGACACCGCCGCGCCATCcacctccgccaccacctccccACCGCCATCCTCCCCGCCGTCCGCCCCGCCTCCAAAGCTCGCCGCCTCCCCACCGCCCGCCTCGCCGCcaccgacgccgcccgccgcacTCCCCACTCCAAAGCCCGCGCCTTCCACTTCCACGCCGCCTCCAACCACCACAAGCCCACCTGCTCCGCCCCCCAAGCGCTCCCCCGCCGCAGCACCGCCGCCGACGGCTCCTGCGCCAAGACCCACGCCGCCCGCTCCAGCTCCAAGAACCGCGCCGACCTCCCAGTCCCCGGCGGCCTCGCCCCCCGCCCACGCCGCGCCGCACGCCAAGCCATCGCCGCCTCCCGCGGCCGGCCACCACCCGCAGCTGCCGACGCCGGCCACCGCCGTCGACCCGGCCAACCAGCACGGCAGGAGCCCCAACAAGTCCTCCACGCAGTCCGCCGGCGAGCGGGGCCGCAAGGCCTCCCCCTCGCCGGGCAGCAGCAACGGGGGGGCCAGCAACGGCGTCGTCATCGCCGTCGGCGCCGTGCTCGCCTTCCTCGTGGTCACCCTCATAGCCGCCGCCGTTCTCTACACCAAGAAGCGCCGGAGGGGGCGGGACGACTACCGCGCCGGCTTCCGGTCGCCGCCTTACTCTTCAGAGCTACCACCGTCAG TTCCTtcgggcggcggctcggcgaaCGCGGCAATGTCGTCGTCGGCCGACCCCTCCGTCCACACCAACTACAGCGCCGGCAGCCCGAGGCTGAAAGCGTGCGTGTCCGACATGAGCGTCGGCAACTCGCGCTTCTTCACTTACCAGGAAATGTACCAGATCACCGACGGTTTCTCGCCGCGCAATTTGCTCGGCGAGGGAGGGTTCGGGTCTGTGTACAAGGGCCGGCTGCCCGAAGGGAAAGACGTGGCTGTCAAGCAGCTGAGGGACGGCAGCGGGCAAGGCGAACGCGAGTTCCAGGCTGAGGTGGAGATCATTAGCCGCGTGCATCACCGGCATTTGGTGTCTCTCGTGGGGTACTGCATTGCCAATAGCCAGAGGCTGCTCGTCTACGATTTCGTGTCCAATGACACCCTGCATTATCACCTTCACG GACAGGGAAGGCCTGTTTTAGAGTGGTCGGCTAGGGTTAAAATCGCCGCCGGCGCTGCTCGTGGAATAGCATACCTACACGAAGATT GCCATCCAAGGATAATCCACCGAGACATAAAATCCTCAAACATTTTATTGGATAATAACTTTGACGCACTG GTGGCTGATTTTGGTCTTGCAAGATTGGCTCTGGATGCTGTAACACATGTAACTACCCGTGTTATGGGGACATTTGG ATACATGGCTCCAGAGTATGCATCGAGTGGCAAACTGACTGAGAAATCTGATGTGTTCTCTTTTGGTGTTGTACTCTTAGAGCTTATGACTGGTCGAAAGCCTGTTGATTCATCCAGACCATTGGGTGATGAGAGCCTTGTTGAGTGG GCTAGACCATTGCTTAGTCGAGCTCTTGAGACAGGAAAGCTGGAAGGGTTAGTCGACCCCAGGCTTGAGAAGAATTTCAATGAGGTAGAAATGTTCCGTATGATTGAATCTGCAGCAGCCTGCATTCGACACTCGTCATCAAAGAGGCCCAGAATGAGCCAG GTGGTGCGGGTCCTCGATAGCTTAGCGGATATTGACCTAACGAACGGTGTCCAGCCAGGGCAAAGCGAGCTCTTCAACGTGGCAAACACGGCGGATATCAGGATGTTCCAGCAGATGGTGCAGGGCAATCAGGATGACAGTTCTGCCTTCAGCCAATATAGTTGGATCAGTCGCAGTAGGGCCGACGCCGAGGCAACCTCCTCAAACTCCAGGATCTTGTGA
- the LOC109734571 gene encoding uncharacterized protein isoform X1, with translation MADADELSRRLAAADQDSDDAAGTSNLFQVMRAVEDAEATIRHQLEENSRLKEELMRKTRELDRIRSEATNQTSSGGLLDQDRAVEPYRDSVGNKTAEDQRLLGTSSSPPSSQGTLPGHQNGAAERGEQTLHDAVMKQQYLDSDQPGRVSRKPSGEHIAAEAGVRSHFSTPSSRSLSPTRNRKEGEYDSRLTLAGQGMEMSSNVIWKQDLLVKVKEHEEEIAHLRRHLADYSVKEAKILNEKHVLEKRIAYMRMAFDQQQQDLVDAASKALSYRQDIIEENIRLTYALQAAHQERSTFVSSLLPILSEYNLQPSVHDAQSIVGNLKVLFMHLQEKLIISEEKLKESQYQITPWRAESSNNTSGPAQSPPPGNALVASNQPSLDIVPQQAYSHVQSPISSPVRARRDWDLLANDNRQVVPAEAAATNTEHGNAGRASPPNSNQITKDASTQGTERDSRAVRFNLESEDQNPSFTDLVRSDVSENLEGAETQASPSSASGPDDGNLPYPYLPTVLEEPSTSFSEVAEDDPLPAIDGLRITGEAFPGKELQASGYSINGTTSCNFEWVRHLEDGSVNYIEGAKQPTYLVTADDVDSLLAIEVQPLDDRKRKGEIVKVYANEQRKITCDPEMKELIKKILSAGHVSYEVLLPVRFIDMWEPAVLAIKREGYSIKCNGQRGVVITEKFQQATAINIPYGHPTEFSIQSADGAEYNLKPGENSPCVLSLKPSHRYLISYICVDVQLMREIHPAGHGIASC, from the exons ATGGCCGACGCGGACGAGCTGTCCCGGAGGCTGGCCGCCGCGGACCAGGACTCCGACGACGCCGCCGGCACCAGCAACCTCTTCCAGGTGATGCGCGCCGTCGAGGACGCCGAGGCCACCATCCGACACCAG CTGGAGGAGAACAGCCGGCTCAAGGAGGAGCTGATGCGCAAGACCCGGGAGCTGGACAGAATC AGGTCAGAGGCCACAAACCAAACCTCTTCAGGTGGTCTTCTGGATCAGGACCGGGCTGTCGAGCCCTACAGAGACTCGGTGGGGAATAAGACGGCAGAGGACCAAAGATTGCTCGGCACCTCTTCTTCGCCGCCGAGCTCTCAGGGCACTCTGCCTGGTCACCAGAATGGGGCTGCCGAACGTGGGGAGCAGACGTTGCACGATGCCGTGATGAAACAACAGTATCTGGACAGCGACCAGCCCGGTCGAGTGTCCAGAAAGCCATCGGGGGAGCACATCGCTGCCGAGGCTGGCGTGCGGTCTCACTTCTCTACCCCGTCGTCTCGGTCCCTCTCACCCACTAG GAACCGCAAGGAAGGAGAGTATGATTCTAGGCTCACTTTAGCTGGGCAAGGCATGGAGATGAGCTCAAACGTCATCTGGAAGCAG GATCTTCTTGTTAAGGTTAAAGAACATGAAGAAGAGATTGCACATTTAAGAAGACATCTTGCTGACTACTCAGTGAAG GAAGCCAAAATACTTAATGAGAAACATGTTCTGGAAAAGCGCATTGCATATATGCGAATG GCATTTGATCAGCAGCAACAAGATTTGGTTGATGCTGCATCAAAAGCTTTATCCTATAGGCAAGACATCATCGAAGAGAACATCCGTCTGACATACGCATTGCAG GCAGCACATCAAGAGAGATCAACTTTCGTATCTTCTTTGTTGCCTATTCTGTCAGAATATAATCTGCAGCCTTCTGTTCATGATGCTCAATCAATTGTTGGCAATCTCAAG GTTTTGTTTATGCATTTGCAAGAGAAACTCATTATTTCTGAG GAGAAACTGAAGGAATCACAGTACCAGATTACTCCTTGGCGTGCCGAATCTTCAAATAATACAAGTGGTCCTGCGCAGTCACCTCCTCCTGGAAATGCATTGGTGGCTTCT AACCAACCCAGCCTTGACATTGTGCCCCAGCAAGCATATTCTCATGTACAATCTCCAATTTCTTCTCCCGTCCGAGCTAGACGGGATTGGGATTTACTGGCAAATGACAACCGACAGGTCGTCCCAGCTGAGGCTGCTGCGACAAATACAGAGCATGGCAATGCTGGAAGGGCCTCTCCTCCAAACAG CAACCAAATTACCAAGGATGCTTCAACGCAAGGAACTGAGCGTGATTCTCGTGCTGTACGATTTAACCTTGAATCCGAGGATCAAAACCCATCATTCACGGACCTTGTTAGGAGTGATGTATCAGAAAATCTCGAGGGAGCCGAAACCCAAGCTTCACCTAGCTCGGCATCTGGCCCCGATGATGGAAACTTGCCTTACCCTTATCTTCCTACTGTCCTCGAGGAGCCCAGTACTTCTTTCTCTGAAG TTGCAGAGGATGACCCACTGCCAGCCATAGATGGGCTAAGAATCACAGGTGAAGCTTTTCCTGGAAAAGAACTTCAAGCAAGTGGGTATTCCATCAACGGGACCACAAGTTGTAATTTTGAG TGGGTACGCCATTTAGAAGATGGATCGGTAAATTACATAGAAG GTGCAAAGCAGCCCACGTATTTAGTTACTGCTGATGATGTGGACTCTTTACTAGCCATAGAGGTCCAGCCTCTAGATGACCGGAAAAGAAAG GGGGAGATCGTGAAGGTTTACGCTAATGAGCAGAGAAAAATTACTTGTG ATCCTGAAATGAAGGAGCTCATCAAGAAAATTCTTTCTGCTGGACATGTGTCCTATGAAGTTCTACTACCT GTTAGATTTATAGATATGTGGGAACCTGCGGTATTGGCAATAAAGAGGGAAGGCTACAGCATCAAGTGTAATGGACAGCGTGGCGTTGTTATCACAGAGAAATTCCAGCAAGCTACGGCG ATCAATATCCCGTATGGACACCCTACAGAGTTTTCGATCCAGTCTGCCGATGGTGCCGAATACAACCTCAAGCCTGGAGAAAACTCCCCGTGTGTTTTGAGTTTGAAACCAAGTCACCGCTATCTTATATCTTACATTTGTGTTGATGTTCAACTGATGAGAGAGATACACCCTGCAGGTCACGGGATAGCATCGTGCTGA